The sequence CCAGGCGTGTGGGTTCACCTCCGTATTTCTTGTCTTGGGGAATCTCGCCGATGGAGGCGAACTGGAAGATACGGTTGTCGCGCCCGATGCGGGTATGACCGGTGATCACGGCATGCGCCCCGATGCGGGTGCCGTCGCCGATTTCCACGTGTTCGCCCACCACGGCATAGGCGCCGATCTCGACGTTCGCACCGAGACGGGCACCGGGATGAACGATAGCGGTGCGATGGATCATACGACCTTGCGCACCGTGCACATGAGTTCGGCCTCGGCAGCGACGGTATCTCCCACGCGCGCCTTGCCCGCAAACTTCCAGATCCCCTTGATGGCGCGCAGGAATTCCACTTCCAGCAGGAGCGTATCGCCAGGCCCAACCGGCCGCTTGAAGCGGGCACCGTCGATGCCTACGAAGTAATACACGGAGTCGGCATCCGGGGTCGTGTTCTCGCTCTTGAAAGAGAGAATGGCGGCCGCCTGGGCCATGGCTTCCACGATCAGTACGCCTGGAAACACCGGCCGGTTGGGAAAGTGGCCCTGGAAAAAGGGCTCATTCACACTGACGTTCTTCACCGCCACGATTCTTTTGCCGGGCTCGATCTGGTCCACGCGATCCAGCATCAGGAAGGGATAGCGATGGGGCAGATATTTCATGATCTCGTTGATGTCCATGGCACTCACGGCTGTTTCCTTTCCAGTTCCTGAATTCGCTGTTCCAATGCACGGATGCGCTGCGCCATCTCCTCGACCTGACGTAGCCGCGCCTGCATGCGCATCCACTCGCGGTGCGGCTGTGCCGACCACACGCCGGTATAGGTGCTGCCGGGCTCGGTGATGGACTTGGTGACGAAGCTGCCCACGGCGATGGTCACGTTGTCCGCAATGGTCAGATGGCCGATGATCCCCGCCGCGCCACCCACCATGCAGTGGCGGCCGATGGTGGTGCTGCCCGCCACACCCACGCAGGCGGCCATCACGGTGTGGGCACCGATGCGCACGTTGTGAGCGATCTGGATTAGGTTGTCGAGCTTGACACCCTCTTCGATCACCGTGTCATCCAGGGCACCGCGGTCGATGGTCGTGTTGGCGCCGATTTCCACGTCGTCCCCGATCACCACTCGGCCGATTTGCGGAATCTTCACCCAGTGTCCGTCTTCCGGCGCAAAACCGAAACCATCGGCACCGATCACCGCGCCGGCATGCACGATCACCCGCCTGCCGAGAATACAGCCGTGATAGATGGTGACGCCGGCATGGAGCACACAGTCCTCGCCCAGCACCACACCCTCCCCCACATGACAGCCGGCACCGATCCGGCAGCGTGCGCCGATGCGCGCGCCGCGGGCAACATGTGTTAGAGGGCCGATGGCGGCGCTGGCATCCACTTGGGCGCCATCTTCCACCACGGCGCTGGAATGGATGCCCGGCGCGAGGGCCGGTGGCGGGTTGAAGAGGGCGAGTGCCCGTGCCAAATAGGCGTAGGGGTTGGCCACGACGATGCGCGGCAGGCCTGTGGCGTCCCGGTCGCGTGGCCCGACGATCACCGCCGCGGCTTTCGTGGTGGCCAGTTGCGCGCGGTACTTGGGGTTGGTGAGAAAACTGAGCGCCTCCGGCCCCGCCTGAGCCAGGGTGGCGATTTCCCGAATGCGCACCGCGCCATCCCCCACCACCTCGCCACCGAGACGTTGGGCGATTTCGGCGAGACTGAAGCCGGGGGACGCATCGGGCATGATCGCAACGTTGCGCAAGCAGGCTGCGTCACTTGTCGGCGAGTAGCTTCAGGATCTTGTCGGTGATGTCGATGCGGTTGCTGACATACACCGCCTCCTGCAGGATGAGGTCGTATTTTTCCTTCTCCGCCAGCTCACCAATGGCCTTGTTGACGCGCTCCTGGAAGGCCGCCCGCTCTTCGTTCTGACGAATGTTGAGATCCTCCCGAAATTCGCGCTGAGCCCGCTGCAGGTCGCGATTGAGATTGGCGAGCTCGCGTTCCTTGTTGCGGCGTT comes from Thiobacter sp. AK1 and encodes:
- the fabZ gene encoding 3-hydroxyacyl-ACP dehydratase FabZ, which translates into the protein MDINEIMKYLPHRYPFLMLDRVDQIEPGKRIVAVKNVSVNEPFFQGHFPNRPVFPGVLIVEAMAQAAAILSFKSENTTPDADSVYYFVGIDGARFKRPVGPGDTLLLEVEFLRAIKGIWKFAGKARVGDTVAAEAELMCTVRKVV
- the lpxD gene encoding UDP-3-O-(3-hydroxymyristoyl)glucosamine N-acyltransferase, yielding MPDASPGFSLAEIAQRLGGEVVGDGAVRIREIATLAQAGPEALSFLTNPKYRAQLATTKAAAVIVGPRDRDATGLPRIVVANPYAYLARALALFNPPPALAPGIHSSAVVEDGAQVDASAAIGPLTHVARGARIGARCRIGAGCHVGEGVVLGEDCVLHAGVTIYHGCILGRRVIVHAGAVIGADGFGFAPEDGHWVKIPQIGRVVIGDDVEIGANTTIDRGALDDTVIEEGVKLDNLIQIAHNVRIGAHTVMAACVGVAGSTTIGRHCMVGGAAGIIGHLTIADNVTIAVGSFVTKSITEPGSTYTGVWSAQPHREWMRMQARLRQVEEMAQRIRALEQRIQELERKQP